The Jannaschia sp. M317 DNA segment GACGTTGCGTCAAAGACCCAGCTTGGCGGCCACGATCTCGTTGATGGCCTTGGGATTGCCCTTGCCCTGCATCGCCTTCATCGTCTGACCCACGAACCAGCCCGCCAGTTTCGGGTTGGCCTGCGCCTTTTCGACCTGGGCGGGGTTGGCGGCGATGATGTCATCCACGGCCCGTTCGATGGCCCCGGTGTCGGTCACCTGCTTCATGCCGCGATCTTCGACGATCTGCGCGGGGTCGCCGCCTTCGGCATAGACGATCTCGAACAGGTCCTTGGCGATCTTGCCAGAGATGTCGCCCGCCTCGATCAGCTTGAGGATGCCGCCCAGCTGCGCGGGGGTCATCGGGCTGGCCTCGATGTCGCGCTCGTCTTCCTTGAGCTTGCCGAACAGGTTGTTGATCACCCAGTTCGCGCTGACCTTGCCGTTGCCCGATACCTCGGCCACCTGCTCGAAATAGGCCGCCGAGGCGGTGTCGGCGGTCAGCACGCTGGCGTCATAGTCCGACAGGCCGAAATCCTTGATGAACCGGGATTTCTTGGCGTCGGGCAGTTCAGGCAGCGAGGCGGCGATATCGTCGACCCAGCCCTGTTCGATTTCCAGCGGCAGCAGATCGGGATCTGGGAAATAGCGGTAATCGTGCGCCTCTTCCTTGGACCGCATGGACCGGGTTTCGTTGCGGTCGGGGTCATACAGGCGGGTTTCCTGGGTAACTTCGCCGCCCGCCTCGATGATGGCGATCTGGCGCTTGGCCTCGACGTCGATGGCGGCCTGGATGAAGCGCATGGAGTTCATGTTCTTGATCTCGCAGCGGGTGCCCAGATGCGAGAAATCCTGGGTCGCCTGATATTTTTCGTACTGGCCCGGACGGCAGACCGAGACGTTGACGTCCGCGCGCAGGTTGCCGTTCTGCATGTTGCCGTCGCAGGTGCCCAGATAGCGCAGGATCTGGCGCAGCTTGACGACATAGGCCGCCGCCTCTTCGGGGCCGCGGATGTCGGGGCGGCTGACGATTTCCATCAAGGCCACGCCGGTGCGGTTCAGATCGACGAAGGACATGGTGGGGTCCATGTCGTGGATCGATTTGCCCGCGTCCTGTTCCAGGTGAATCCGCTCGATCCGCACGGTGCGCGCGGTGCCGTCGCCCATTTCCACCAGCACTTCGCCTTCGCCCACGATGGGGTGGTAAAGCTGGCTGATCTGATAGCCCTGCGGCAGATCGGGATAGAAGTAATTCTTGCGGTCAAAGGCCGACGTCAGGTGAATCTCCGCCTTCAGGCCCAGTCCGGTGCGCACGGCCTGTTCAACGCAGAATTCATTGATGACGGGCAACATGCCGGGCATGCCCGCGTCCACGAAGGCCACGTTGCTGTTCGGCTCCGCCCCGAAGGTGGTGGAGGCCCCGGAAAAGAGTTTCGCATTGGAGGCGACCTGCGCGTGCACCTCCATGCCGATGACCAGTTCCCAATCGTCCCGCTCTCCGGCGATGACGCGGGGTTTCGGGGTGGGGAGCGTGTCGTCGAGCATGGGGCGGCCTCCGGGCGAATGTTGGGGGCGGGTTTACGCCCGGCCCGCGCGCGGGGCAAGCCGGGGCAGGGGGGCAGACGGGCCCCCGGACAGGAACTTTTGCCGAAATCGCAAACTGCTGCTATGGAGCGCCAGAGTTCCCCCGCCGTCTGCCACGTGCGGGGGGGCGTCGTGATGGCATCCATGGTGGCCGAACCCGGTTCGACCACTAGCTGTGGCTGGCCTTCACCTGTTCTGGAAGGTGCCTTGGGGGGCTGGATGAAGACGAATCGTTGTGTGGTGCTGGTGCGATCTCTTGTTGTGCTGGCTCTTTTTGCCGCGGCCGGCCCTGTTGCCGCAGATGTGCGCCCGGTGCCCCGCGCCGATCTGACCACCACGACCAGCAGCATGACCCTGACGCCGGGCCTGTCGGCCCCGCGCCTGGCCGCGCCCTTGCCCGAGGCATCGGCCCTGTCCCCCGCCGTGTCCGCCCGGCCGACCCCGCGCCCGCGCGTCGTGGCCGAAGAGATGCCGGACCTGCGTTGGGACCACATCAGCGGGTCGGCCCGTTGGACCCGCGCGGCGATGCGCGCGCTCGACAGTCACGGCGACCGCCTGACCGAGACGGTGCCCCGCGACATCGAACAATGGTGCCCGGCCTATGTCGAAGCCGACGAGTGGGGGCGCAAGGCGTTCTGGGCTGGGCTGCTGTCGACCTTGTCGAAGCACGAAAGCACCTATCGCCCGACGGCAGTGGGCGGCGGCGGGCTGTGGTACGGTCTGGTTCAGATCCTGCCGGCAACGGCGCGTGGCTACGGCTGTCAGGCGCGGACGGGCGATGCGCTGAAGGATGGGGCGCTGAACATGGCCTGCGCGGTGCGGATCCTGAACCACACGGTGCCCCGCGACGGCGTCGTGGCCCGTGGCATGCGCGGCGTGGCCGCCGACTGGGGCCCGTTCCATTCCACCCGCAAGCGCGAGGACATGCGCCGCTGGCTGATCCGTCAGCCGTTCTGCAACGGTCTGCACCGATCCGTGCGTCCCGTGGCGCGGCCTGACTGGCTACTGGAACCTGCGGGCGTGGTCGACGAAGTCCCCTTGTTCGTGACCTGGGAGCTGGACAAGGAGCTGTCGGGCAAGATGCCGCTTTGGTCCTCGGGCCAGAGCGACGTCGAAGGCTAGCATGCGGGCGGCAGGCGGGACAGCAGGCGGCGCATAGCGGCAGTCGCCGCTGAAGCGGTCGTCGGGTCGAAGCCGGGCCGCTGGTGCATCTCGGGCACCGATATCGTCAGCGCGGGCCGCTCCAACTTGCCATAGGTCACGGGCTCCGCGCCGGCGCAGGGCGCAAACGGGCCGCTGCCCGGCGGTGCGATCAGCAGAACCGCGCCGCACCGCGCCCTGGCGGACGTCCAGAACCGCCAGTGCAGCTCGTAGCCCGGATAGTCGGGCAGAATGACTATGAACCAATTGTCGCCATCGTAGTGGGCGGCGTTCAGGCGTGGCAAAGAGAGGCGAAGGGGGGCATCGGCAAAAGCCGCCTGCACCGCATTTGAAACCGCTTGCCGCAGAGCGCGCGTGGCCGGGTCCGGCACCTTGACGCCGCTGCTGGCCTGTTTGTCGATCGCCCGATCCAAGAAAGCCTGGCGATAGGAGAGGCGTTGCGGATCGCTCGGGTCCAACAGGTCGCGCATATCTTCCAGCGTGAGAGTATGATCGAAGCCCTCGGCCTGTCCG contains these protein-coding regions:
- the gatB gene encoding Asp-tRNA(Asn)/Glu-tRNA(Gln) amidotransferase subunit GatB, giving the protein MLDDTLPTPKPRVIAGERDDWELVIGMEVHAQVASNAKLFSGASTTFGAEPNSNVAFVDAGMPGMLPVINEFCVEQAVRTGLGLKAEIHLTSAFDRKNYFYPDLPQGYQISQLYHPIVGEGEVLVEMGDGTARTVRIERIHLEQDAGKSIHDMDPTMSFVDLNRTGVALMEIVSRPDIRGPEEAAAYVVKLRQILRYLGTCDGNMQNGNLRADVNVSVCRPGQYEKYQATQDFSHLGTRCEIKNMNSMRFIQAAIDVEAKRQIAIIEAGGEVTQETRLYDPDRNETRSMRSKEEAHDYRYFPDPDLLPLEIEQGWVDDIAASLPELPDAKKSRFIKDFGLSDYDASVLTADTASAAYFEQVAEVSGNGKVSANWVINNLFGKLKEDERDIEASPMTPAQLGGILKLIEAGDISGKIAKDLFEIVYAEGGDPAQIVEDRGMKQVTDTGAIERAVDDIIAANPAQVEKAQANPKLAGWFVGQTMKAMQGKGNPKAINEIVAAKLGL
- a CDS encoding lytic transglycosylase domain-containing protein encodes the protein MKTNRCVVLVRSLVVLALFAAAGPVAADVRPVPRADLTTTTSSMTLTPGLSAPRLAAPLPEASALSPAVSARPTPRPRVVAEEMPDLRWDHISGSARWTRAAMRALDSHGDRLTETVPRDIEQWCPAYVEADEWGRKAFWAGLLSTLSKHESTYRPTAVGGGGLWYGLVQILPATARGYGCQARTGDALKDGALNMACAVRILNHTVPRDGVVARGMRGVAADWGPFHSTRKREDMRRWLIRQPFCNGLHRSVRPVARPDWLLEPAGVVDEVPLFVTWELDKELSGKMPLWSSGQSDVEG